From the Paludisphaera mucosa genome, one window contains:
- a CDS encoding beta strand repeat-containing protein, with protein MAFRPVLRPASASSHRPASPDRRSSRRADVRGIEALEDRQLLSTFTVTNLQPTGTGSLRWAIVQSNTTPGADAIDFGVAGTINVGRNSLPAITDAVAIDGSSAPSYAGAPVVTVDFQNSKGFRFDRGSDGSSLVGLSVVRAGNAGVTLVASHVMVAGNLIGLLADGSTIAGNRGDGVRVEASSRGNLIGHEDPVTSVSYYNTDSVSTQPVSGWQGIRAADAAGQYLISGTSNSAGLLYVGPITGVGGTSYAVNYPGAATTSVYGPDNLDGDRVRLVGSYRTGSDTVNGFLFEGTTADLTNAANYRTIAHSGATFTYVHSTMGGFAVGNYDSTTSSGPPVGTGHAFLYNIASASFVADIAFPGSISNTAYGIWANGGASYTICGGFVRLAGGQPIGQGYLVDYDSATGAFTNWKAFDYANGAKGVEFDTHFEGISSVEKGVYTLSAGSAQTNTATFEQGSFATVRRNTDGSFGDAAWVDLAVPGASGLTTSDSVIGNQVVGIAFTDAGVVSYQATVNSAFQLSNVIAGNGGNGVGIYGSNDNRIGMNFIGTDASGTLNRGNRGNGVLITNGAAGNLVGGQATNGNDPTAGTFVRPPQGNLISGNRGNGVLITGRATRNVLSGNFVGTSASGNSALGNRLDGVAIDRADGNSLLGCTFQQSPFVFYNVLSGNGGNGLRITNSNNTTVQANFMGVGANNATIVANGGDGLLISGTSRNTQVGGVIPLGNVISGNNRNGIEVKDKASGFISFNTFGGVYAFGGAAPNRQNGILITSSGGDNVVRTSIISGNLGNGIELGGAATGVQITEVAAGMDTSIQAAIPNGGSGIKISGRAHGNVIGGFQPSVVPQVTLSANGRYGVEVVGSARDNAVYHTAIGTNAEGGAGAGNLGNGLGGVYLGAGTSSTTIGGTSVALGVRIANNRGNGVTVQCSKNNRIVGDRIDANQGYGVQARGVSTGTVIHDVSIADNALGSVDLTGSSGVVYIS; from the coding sequence ATGGCGTTCCGTCCCGTGCTCCGCCCCGCGTCGGCGTCGTCTCACAGGCCTGCCAGCCCCGACCGCCGATCGTCCCGCCGTGCGGACGTGCGCGGGATCGAGGCGCTGGAGGACCGCCAGCTCCTCTCGACCTTCACGGTGACGAACCTCCAGCCGACCGGGACCGGCTCGCTGCGGTGGGCGATCGTCCAGTCCAACACGACCCCGGGGGCCGACGCCATCGACTTCGGCGTCGCCGGCACGATCAACGTGGGCCGGAACTCGCTGCCTGCGATCACCGACGCGGTGGCGATCGACGGCTCGTCGGCCCCCTCGTACGCGGGCGCGCCCGTCGTCACGGTCGACTTCCAGAACTCGAAGGGGTTCCGGTTCGATCGGGGGAGCGACGGGTCGAGCCTGGTGGGGCTCTCGGTCGTGCGGGCGGGCAACGCCGGCGTCACCCTCGTCGCCTCGCACGTCATGGTCGCGGGCAACCTGATCGGCCTGCTCGCCGACGGTTCGACGATCGCCGGCAACCGCGGCGACGGCGTGCGGGTCGAGGCCTCGTCGCGCGGCAACCTGATCGGCCACGAGGATCCGGTGACGAGCGTCAGCTATTACAACACCGACTCCGTGAGCACCCAGCCGGTCTCGGGCTGGCAGGGCATCCGCGCCGCCGACGCGGCCGGCCAGTACCTCATCAGCGGCACGTCCAACAGCGCCGGGCTCCTCTACGTCGGGCCGATCACGGGCGTGGGCGGCACGAGCTACGCGGTGAACTACCCGGGCGCCGCGACCACGAGCGTCTACGGCCCCGACAACCTCGACGGCGACCGCGTGCGCCTGGTCGGCAGCTACCGGACCGGCTCCGACACCGTGAACGGCTTCCTCTTCGAAGGCACGACCGCCGACCTGACGAACGCCGCGAACTACCGGACGATCGCCCACTCCGGGGCGACGTTCACCTACGTCCACAGCACGATGGGCGGCTTCGCGGTGGGCAACTACGACAGCACGACCTCCAGCGGCCCGCCCGTCGGCACGGGCCACGCCTTCCTCTACAACATCGCGTCGGCCTCGTTCGTCGCCGACATCGCCTTCCCGGGCTCGATCAGCAACACGGCGTACGGCATCTGGGCCAACGGCGGCGCGAGCTACACGATCTGCGGCGGGTTCGTCCGGCTCGCGGGCGGCCAGCCGATCGGCCAGGGCTACCTCGTCGACTACGACTCGGCCACCGGAGCCTTCACGAACTGGAAGGCGTTCGACTACGCCAACGGCGCCAAGGGGGTCGAGTTCGACACCCACTTCGAGGGGATCAGCAGCGTCGAGAAGGGCGTCTACACGCTGAGCGCGGGCTCGGCCCAGACCAACACCGCGACCTTCGAGCAGGGCTCGTTCGCGACCGTCCGGCGCAACACCGACGGCAGCTTCGGCGACGCGGCCTGGGTCGACCTCGCCGTCCCCGGCGCCTCGGGCCTGACGACGTCCGACTCCGTGATCGGCAACCAGGTCGTCGGCATCGCGTTCACCGACGCGGGCGTCGTCTCGTACCAGGCGACGGTGAACTCCGCCTTCCAGCTCTCCAACGTGATCGCCGGCAACGGCGGCAACGGCGTCGGGATCTACGGTTCCAACGACAACCGGATCGGCATGAACTTCATCGGCACCGACGCCTCGGGGACTCTCAACCGGGGCAACCGCGGCAACGGCGTGCTCATCACCAACGGCGCGGCGGGGAACCTCGTCGGCGGCCAGGCGACCAACGGCAACGACCCGACGGCCGGCACGTTCGTCCGCCCGCCCCAGGGGAACCTGATCTCGGGCAACCGGGGCAACGGCGTGCTGATCACCGGCAGGGCGACGAGGAACGTCCTGAGCGGCAACTTCGTCGGCACGTCGGCCTCGGGCAACTCGGCCCTGGGGAACCGGCTCGACGGCGTCGCCATCGACCGCGCCGACGGCAACTCGCTGCTCGGCTGCACCTTCCAGCAGAGCCCGTTCGTCTTCTACAACGTGCTCAGCGGCAACGGCGGCAACGGCCTGCGGATCACGAACTCGAACAATACCACGGTCCAGGCCAACTTCATGGGCGTCGGCGCGAACAACGCGACGATCGTCGCCAACGGCGGCGACGGCCTGCTAATCTCGGGCACGTCGCGAAACACCCAGGTGGGCGGCGTGATCCCGCTGGGCAACGTGATCTCGGGCAACAACCGCAACGGCATCGAGGTGAAGGACAAGGCCAGCGGCTTCATCTCGTTCAACACGTTCGGCGGGGTCTACGCGTTCGGCGGGGCGGCCCCGAACCGGCAGAACGGCATCCTCATCACGTCGAGCGGCGGCGACAACGTGGTCCGGACCAGCATCATCTCGGGCAACCTGGGGAACGGGATCGAGCTGGGGGGCGCGGCCACCGGCGTGCAGATCACCGAGGTCGCGGCCGGCATGGACACGTCGATCCAGGCGGCCATCCCGAACGGGGGGAGCGGAATCAAGATCTCGGGGCGGGCCCACGGCAACGTCATCGGCGGCTTCCAGCCCTCGGTGGTGCCCCAGGTGACCCTATCGGCCAACGGCCGGTACGGCGTCGAGGTCGTCGGGTCGGCCCGCGACAACGCCGTGTATCACACGGCCATCGGCACGAACGCCGAGGGCGGCGCCGGGGCCGGGAACCTGGGCAACGGCCTCGGGGGCGTCTACCTGGGCGCGGGCACCTCGTCCACCACCATCGGCGGGACGTCGGTGGCCCTGGGGGTCCGGATCGCCAATAACCGGGGCAACGGCGTGACCGTGCAGTGTTCCAAGAACAACCGGATCGTGGGCGACCGGATCGATGCCAACCAGGGGTACGGCGTCCAGGCCCGGGGCGTCTCCACCGGCACCGTCATCCATGACGTCTCGATCGCCGACAACGCCCTGGGCTCCGTCGACCTGACCGGGTCGAGCGGCGTCGTCTACATTTCCTGA
- a CDS encoding HNH endonuclease → MTPIAYQGEERAIVEKYNATRPQDPRFWDCDEAKRVNQRVKKHYVQEQGRLCCYCRKPIASGHGRLWDTDHIIPKSKHPEFMFEPANLAISCIDCNSAKSDKLVTKEPFVRQFPKHASLYSIVHPHFDDYGAHILIYLGKIYASITPKGSFTILTCKLERYNAEAQGWRPDFIDDDAGIQYLNSIMNGDPKEKNYVYMEMLLRAGITVTDTLAAKMKSGPTPGQASASSPSK, encoded by the coding sequence ATGACCCCGATAGCTTATCAGGGCGAAGAACGAGCAATCGTCGAGAAGTACAACGCCACCCGGCCTCAAGACCCAAGGTTTTGGGACTGCGACGAGGCCAAGCGGGTCAATCAACGCGTTAAGAAGCACTACGTTCAGGAACAGGGGAGGCTGTGCTGCTACTGCCGAAAGCCGATCGCATCAGGCCATGGAAGGCTATGGGACACAGACCATATTATTCCAAAGTCTAAGCATCCCGAGTTTATGTTTGAACCAGCGAATCTGGCCATTTCATGCATAGATTGCAATTCTGCCAAGTCGGACAAGCTCGTCACAAAGGAGCCATTCGTTCGGCAATTCCCTAAACACGCGAGTTTGTATTCGATAGTCCATCCACACTTCGACGACTACGGTGCCCATATATTAATTTACCTAGGCAAAATTTATGCCTCGATTACACCTAAGGGTTCTTTCACAATTCTGACTTGCAAGCTGGAGAGGTATAACGCCGAGGCTCAGGGTTGGAGGCCCGACTTCATCGATGACGACGCGGGGATTCAGTATCTTAATTCGATTATGAATGGAGATCCAAAGGAGAAAAATTATGTGTACATGGAGATGCTGCTTCGAGCCGGCATCACAGTCACCGACACATTGGCCGCCAAGATGAAAAGCGGTCCAACTCCAGGCCAGGCCTCCGCTTCATCACCGAGCAAATAA
- a CDS encoding bile acid:sodium symporter family protein, with protein MTTRTRRRFDWFLPGMGVSVALAFAFPGPGADGGWLHPELLTKAGVALIFFLHGVAMSFDALKAGAFRWRLHLLVQLATFQLFPMLGLLMLAVAGGLISPSLRLGFFYLCALPSTVSSSVAMTSAARGNVPAAVFNATLSSLIGVAVTPALTAWYLGGSGTSRQPLGGVILDMVVWLVLPLVVGQLARRWLAGWASRNKRTIDAVDKGTILLLVYTSFCDSVAMNVWSGHGADAAWTFVGTLLLFFAVMGLIWATCDLLGFSTEDRITAVFCGSKKTLASGVPMAQIMFGETPELGLILLPIMIYHPMQLLICGVLAGRWGRRPEAG; from the coding sequence GTGACGACGAGAACGAGAAGGCGGTTCGACTGGTTCCTGCCGGGCATGGGCGTCTCGGTCGCGCTGGCCTTCGCCTTCCCCGGCCCCGGCGCGGACGGCGGCTGGCTGCATCCCGAGCTGCTGACCAAGGCGGGCGTGGCCTTGATCTTCTTCCTGCACGGCGTGGCGATGTCGTTCGACGCGCTCAAGGCCGGGGCCTTCCGGTGGCGGCTGCACCTGCTCGTGCAGCTCGCGACGTTCCAGCTCTTCCCGATGCTCGGCCTGCTGATGCTGGCGGTCGCCGGAGGGCTGATCTCGCCGAGCCTGCGGCTGGGGTTCTTCTACCTCTGCGCGCTGCCGTCGACCGTCTCGTCGTCGGTCGCGATGACCTCGGCGGCGCGGGGGAACGTGCCGGCGGCGGTGTTCAACGCCACGCTCTCCAGCCTGATCGGGGTCGCGGTCACGCCGGCCCTGACGGCCTGGTACCTGGGCGGTTCCGGCACGAGCCGCCAGCCCCTGGGCGGGGTGATCCTGGACATGGTCGTCTGGCTCGTTTTGCCGCTGGTCGTCGGCCAGCTCGCGCGGCGATGGCTCGCGGGGTGGGCCTCGCGCAACAAGCGGACGATCGACGCCGTCGACAAGGGGACGATCCTGCTGCTGGTCTACACGTCGTTCTGCGACTCGGTGGCCATGAACGTCTGGAGCGGCCACGGGGCCGACGCGGCCTGGACGTTCGTCGGCACCTTGCTCCTCTTCTTCGCCGTCATGGGCCTGATCTGGGCGACCTGCGACCTGCTCGGATTCTCGACCGAGGACCGCATCACCGCCGTCTTCTGCGGCTCCAAGAAGACGCTGGCCTCGGGCGTGCCCATGGCGCAGATCATGTTCGGCGAGACCCCCGAGCTGGGCCTCATCCTCCTGCCGATCATGATCTACCACCCGATGCAGCTCTTGATCTGCGGGGTCCTGGCCGGTCGCTGGGGTCGGCGGCCGGAGGCGGGCTGA
- a CDS encoding tyrosine-type recombinase/integrase, translated as MGRKPKVTRKAGYWYSQAGGKARYLGRCDEVPEQEATARLWTALAGLSEDRGPVRRHASGITVEALRDLFLAWLTEHRSPKTVKGRRLHLQRFAARFPGRHAESIRGEDVEQFIAGLRSQGYHVVYIEKFFTSVRAMFRKGVKMGWLDASVDPFVRVEAIRLPARVLREADLPTADEVRRLFEHADGSLRDMLTLFLHTGARTIEVAEMTVGDYQPATRTVVLGRHKRSMTMKDPVPRIITLNEEADAVLRRLTAGRGPHEPVILSGWKRPYRPQVIANRFQNLRRRAGVRDHITPYSFRHLFVTDCLQAGLDSALVGKMLGTSPDVIMKVYAHWRTDAFRDAMSRVDAMRALRRGEDSPQRAKE; from the coding sequence ATGGGCCGCAAGCCGAAGGTCACGAGGAAGGCGGGGTATTGGTATTCGCAGGCGGGCGGGAAGGCCCGCTACCTGGGGCGGTGCGACGAGGTGCCCGAGCAGGAGGCCACCGCGAGGCTGTGGACGGCCCTGGCCGGGCTCTCCGAGGATCGTGGGCCCGTCCGCCGTCACGCCTCCGGGATCACGGTGGAAGCGTTGAGGGACCTTTTCCTGGCCTGGCTGACCGAGCACCGCTCCCCCAAGACGGTGAAGGGCCGTCGGCTCCATCTCCAGAGGTTCGCGGCGAGGTTCCCGGGCCGACACGCCGAGAGCATCCGGGGCGAGGACGTCGAGCAATTCATCGCCGGGCTCCGCTCGCAGGGCTACCACGTCGTCTACATCGAGAAGTTCTTCACGAGCGTCCGGGCGATGTTCAGGAAGGGCGTCAAGATGGGCTGGCTGGACGCGTCGGTCGATCCCTTCGTCAGGGTGGAGGCGATCCGACTCCCCGCCCGGGTGCTCCGCGAGGCCGACCTGCCCACGGCCGACGAGGTCCGCCGGCTGTTCGAGCACGCCGACGGCTCGCTCCGCGACATGCTCACGCTGTTCCTGCACACGGGGGCCCGCACGATCGAGGTCGCCGAGATGACTGTGGGCGACTATCAGCCGGCCACGCGGACGGTCGTGCTGGGGAGGCACAAGCGGTCCATGACGATGAAGGACCCGGTGCCCCGCATCATCACGTTGAACGAGGAGGCGGACGCCGTGCTGCGACGCCTGACGGCGGGGCGTGGCCCCCACGAGCCCGTCATCCTCAGCGGATGGAAGCGTCCCTATCGCCCCCAGGTGATCGCCAACCGCTTCCAGAACCTCCGACGCAGGGCGGGCGTCCGCGACCACATCACGCCGTACTCCTTTCGTCACCTCTTCGTCACCGACTGCCTCCAGGCGGGGCTCGACTCGGCCTTGGTGGGAAAGATGCTGGGCACGTCCCCGGACGTCATCATGAAGGTCTACGCACACTGGCGGACGGACGCCTTCCGCGATGCGATGTCGCGAGTCGATGCGATGAGGGCCCTGCGACGCGGAGAGGATTCGCCCCAGAGGGCGAAGGAGTAG
- a CDS encoding glucosamine-6-phosphate deaminase, producing MPAERTLHVSESNVDVIVFPDAAAAVRSAAERIARIVAESVAARGKAVLGLATGATPEKVYDDLAARVRAGTLSFRDVTTYNLDEYYPIQPVDPRSYRSYMQRFLFDRVDLAPNRAHVLDGTVPEAATAAHAAEFDRWIDADGGLDLQLLGIGRNGHIGFNEPSELAVEAFASQPTRVVGLHPITKTDAIREFGSLEAVIPRALTMGVRQILAARTILMLATGPHKAPIVARALKGPLTANVPASLLRTVADKVVWLVDEPAAAELG from the coding sequence ATGCCCGCCGAACGCACCTTGCACGTGTCCGAGTCGAACGTGGACGTCATCGTCTTCCCGGACGCCGCAGCCGCCGTCCGGTCGGCCGCCGAGCGGATCGCCCGGATCGTCGCCGAGTCCGTCGCCGCCCGCGGCAAGGCGGTCCTCGGCCTGGCCACCGGCGCGACGCCCGAGAAGGTCTACGACGACCTCGCCGCCCGCGTCCGGGCCGGGACGCTCTCCTTCCGCGACGTCACCACCTACAACCTCGACGAGTACTACCCGATCCAGCCCGTCGACCCGCGGAGCTACCGGTCGTACATGCAGCGATTCCTCTTCGACCGCGTCGACCTGGCCCCGAACCGCGCCCACGTCCTCGACGGCACCGTCCCCGAGGCCGCCACGGCCGCGCACGCCGCGGAGTTCGACCGCTGGATCGACGCCGACGGCGGCCTGGACCTGCAGCTTTTGGGCATCGGCCGCAACGGCCATATCGGCTTCAACGAGCCGTCCGAGCTGGCCGTCGAGGCGTTCGCCTCGCAGCCGACCCGCGTCGTGGGCCTGCACCCCATCACCAAGACCGACGCCATCCGCGAGTTCGGCAGCCTCGAAGCCGTCATCCCCCGCGCCCTGACGATGGGCGTCCGCCAGATCCTGGCCGCCCGCACGATCCTCATGCTCGCCACCGGCCCCCACAAGGCCCCGATCGTGGCCCGGGCCCTGAAGGGCCCTCTCACCGCGAACGTCCCCGCCTCGCTGCTGCGGACGGTCGCCGACAAGGTCGTCTGGCTCGTCGACGAGCCGGCGGCCGCCGAGCTGGGCTGA
- a CDS encoding cyclic nucleotide-binding domain-containing protein, whose protein sequence is MINAEAADRFMAAPWLESTDREAKQQLLGSLAEERAAKGTILLAQGQPNDHLAFLIEGAAEIERRSDGGRNDLITTLKAPAVFGTTSFFRPNPPQATVRATSDVWLLTLHHPAYETLRRDHPRAAEALAVAVLRAVSERFDLIDKLFADYIQKHPHAPSDAISEWSRFRARLFEEHAI, encoded by the coding sequence ATGATCAACGCCGAAGCCGCAGACCGGTTCATGGCCGCCCCCTGGCTCGAATCGACGGACCGCGAGGCCAAGCAGCAGCTCCTGGGCTCGCTCGCCGAGGAGCGCGCCGCCAAGGGGACGATCCTGCTGGCGCAAGGCCAGCCCAACGACCACCTTGCGTTCCTGATCGAGGGCGCCGCCGAAATCGAGAGGCGGTCCGACGGCGGCCGCAACGACCTGATCACGACCCTCAAGGCCCCGGCGGTCTTCGGCACCACCTCGTTCTTCCGGCCCAACCCGCCCCAGGCCACGGTGCGGGCGACCTCGGACGTCTGGCTCCTGACCCTCCATCACCCGGCCTATGAGACCCTCCGCCGCGACCACCCCCGCGCCGCCGAGGCGCTGGCAGTCGCCGTGCTGCGGGCCGTCTCCGAGCGGTTCGACCTGATCGACAAGCTCTTCGCCGACTACATCCAGAAGCACCCCCACGCCCCCTCCGACGCCATCTCCGAATGGTCGCGCTTCCGCGCCCGGCTGTTCGAAGAGCACGCGATCTGA
- a CDS encoding PIG-L deacetylase family protein has protein sequence MNDSPPPTRHPEFEGLLRSASGAGAHGHLVDVRETLRAVLGPNRPLVMLCPHADDGAITAACLLHEYAVRRGLPVIEVLVFAGERNVAAPWLNDQKKITMREAEFRLECNVLGAEAVCWNLEGYRQPGYQPTDGDVQKVVEWFAKRRPGAIIVPPANDAHAAHRVTRALAAIGLLGAGLHDTLVMTGWTPWGPLPQPNAYFSYDGEAERTKEWAIHCHASQILLTDYTQYCSHLGRAYAALTREWAEGHSLAGRAHRTDERFVGVELFELETYNPCRASNDPGDPIHKALGLLRDQAGPAPAEPPRSPASGSNNVKASSGTASSGTASA, from the coding sequence ATGAATGATTCACCCCCGCCGACGCGGCATCCGGAGTTCGAGGGCCTGCTGCGGTCGGCCTCCGGGGCCGGGGCGCACGGGCACCTGGTCGACGTCCGCGAGACGCTCCGCGCCGTGCTGGGCCCGAACCGCCCGCTGGTCATGCTCTGCCCCCACGCCGACGACGGGGCCATCACGGCGGCCTGCCTGCTGCACGAGTACGCCGTCCGCCGCGGCCTGCCGGTGATCGAGGTCCTGGTCTTCGCCGGCGAGCGCAACGTCGCCGCGCCCTGGCTCAACGACCAGAAGAAGATCACGATGCGCGAGGCCGAGTTCCGCCTCGAGTGCAACGTCCTGGGCGCCGAGGCCGTCTGCTGGAACCTCGAAGGCTACCGCCAGCCCGGCTACCAGCCGACCGACGGCGACGTCCAGAAGGTCGTCGAGTGGTTCGCCAAGCGCCGCCCCGGCGCGATCATCGTCCCCCCGGCCAACGACGCCCACGCCGCCCACCGCGTCACCCGCGCCCTGGCGGCCATCGGCCTCCTCGGGGCCGGCCTCCACGACACGCTGGTCATGACCGGCTGGACCCCCTGGGGCCCCCTGCCCCAGCCCAACGCCTACTTCAGCTACGACGGCGAGGCCGAGCGCACCAAGGAGTGGGCCATCCACTGCCACGCCTCGCAGATCCTGCTGACCGACTACACCCAGTACTGCTCCCACCTGGGCCGGGCCTACGCCGCCCTGACCCGCGAATGGGCCGAGGGCCACAGCCTGGCCGGCCGGGCCCACCGCACCGACGAGCGGTTCGTGGGCGTCGAGCTGTTCGAGCTGGAGACCTACAACCCCTGCCGCGCGAGCAACGACCCGGGCGACCCGATCCACAAGGCCCTCGGGCTGCTCCGCGACCAGGCCGGCCCCGCGCCCGCCGAGCCGCCCCGCAGCCCCGCCTCCGGGAGCAACAACGTCAAGGCGTCGTCCGGGACCGCGTCGTCCGGGACCGCCTCGGCCTGA
- a CDS encoding ligand-binding sensor domain-containing protein, with amino-acid sequence MKNVPTLCLAFTALLLTNSSGGVRATVQDLGVTPRASKPKLTRTQGGTEYMQVRCGLQDGVGNHWFGTTGEGVYRYDGKGFTQYTVEDGLNSNIVWSILEDKKGRIWFGTDSGLSRWDGKGIRSVPIPPASESSGSATASPKQALAAQTVWSMLEDRKGTIWFGTSEGVFRCEGEVIVPFLEKGQVRNPSGLHLKMVDDILEDRRGILWLASGMPPGREGLCRFDGTSLTRFNPGGEEWIRTVVEDPKGDLWLGTRHKGVWRYDGKTFSRCLEQEGLGMPLLVDRSGNVWFSGVEGEDGLGNSTGIWRYDGKSFRNFSAKEGPGKYGVWCMFEDRDGDIWVGTRNTGLYRYAGGSFTRFSE; translated from the coding sequence ATGAAGAATGTTCCGACGCTCTGCCTGGCGTTCACTGCGTTGCTGCTCACCAACTCCAGCGGGGGCGTGAGGGCGACGGTGCAGGATCTCGGCGTCACCCCGCGTGCCAGCAAGCCGAAGCTGACCAGGACGCAAGGCGGCACGGAATACATGCAAGTCCGATGCGGGCTCCAGGATGGGGTCGGGAACCACTGGTTCGGCACGACCGGCGAAGGCGTGTATCGCTACGATGGAAAAGGCTTTACTCAGTACACCGTCGAGGATGGGCTGAACAGCAACATCGTATGGTCCATCCTGGAGGACAAGAAAGGTAGGATCTGGTTCGGGACGGACTCCGGCCTTTCTCGGTGGGACGGCAAGGGCATCCGCAGCGTCCCCATCCCCCCCGCCTCGGAATCGTCCGGTTCCGCAACGGCCTCCCCAAAGCAGGCCCTCGCCGCACAGACCGTGTGGAGCATGCTGGAGGACCGGAAAGGGACCATCTGGTTCGGCACGAGCGAGGGCGTGTTCCGCTGCGAGGGGGAAGTGATCGTCCCCTTCCTGGAGAAGGGCCAGGTCCGGAACCCGAGCGGGCTGCATCTGAAGATGGTGGACGACATCCTGGAAGACCGGCGAGGGATTCTCTGGCTCGCCTCCGGGATGCCTCCCGGGCGGGAGGGCCTGTGCCGTTTCGATGGAACCTCGCTCACCCGCTTCAACCCCGGGGGAGAGGAGTGGATTCGAACCGTGGTCGAAGATCCCAAGGGGGACCTCTGGTTGGGCACCCGGCACAAGGGGGTATGGCGATACGATGGAAAGACGTTCTCCCGCTGCTTGGAACAGGAGGGGCTCGGCATGCCCCTGCTGGTGGACCGATCGGGGAACGTCTGGTTCAGCGGCGTGGAAGGCGAGGATGGCCTGGGAAACAGCACGGGCATATGGCGATACGACGGGAAGTCGTTCCGGAACTTCTCCGCGAAGGAGGGTCCGGGGAAGTATGGGGTCTGGTGCATGTTCGAAGACCGTGACGGCGACATCTGGGTGGGGACCCGGAACACGGGCTTATATCGCTATGCTGGAGGATCGTTCACCCGCTTCTCGGAATAA
- a CDS encoding FxLYD domain-containing protein: MLPALLAVSMLAQSGDPVPGNSMYIPRLGEKAIMYRYDPLGEESGNPYIAFVDLNALIEFEDKRKAYADEHMHLMFDKKSDVELRKLLKPYEATKQVVYLKPKTGVEILGYGNFDKTGEGLRPKVNFVYFPNPSDYLVKVLDGQYKDRIVWVHASSVRVPDSKPFVPFPAIEAAKADGEELFGSKLKKPADDEAAQDKITLIDTDWELDDGYTKVHARVKNTTDRKITFLRATATFEDAKNRLVRTEFTYGNPSTLEPGDVATFEISTKADERIDHYGLKFESKDKNIPFNRPRK, from the coding sequence ATGCTCCCTGCCCTACTAGCCGTCTCAATGCTCGCCCAATCGGGAGATCCGGTGCCCGGGAACTCGATGTATATCCCGAGACTCGGCGAGAAGGCGATCATGTACCGCTATGATCCTCTGGGCGAAGAGTCCGGAAACCCATATATAGCTTTCGTCGACTTGAATGCATTGATCGAATTCGAGGACAAGCGGAAGGCGTACGCCGACGAGCACATGCACCTGATGTTCGACAAGAAGTCGGACGTCGAGTTGCGGAAGCTCCTCAAGCCGTACGAAGCCACGAAACAAGTCGTTTACCTCAAGCCCAAGACAGGAGTGGAGATTCTTGGGTACGGTAATTTCGACAAGACGGGGGAGGGATTGAGACCCAAGGTGAACTTCGTCTATTTCCCGAACCCCAGCGACTACTTAGTCAAGGTCTTGGACGGCCAGTACAAGGACAGGATCGTATGGGTGCACGCCTCCTCGGTTAGGGTACCCGATTCCAAGCCGTTCGTCCCATTCCCGGCGATCGAGGCCGCCAAGGCCGATGGCGAGGAGTTATTCGGCAGCAAGCTGAAGAAGCCCGCCGATGACGAAGCCGCCCAGGACAAGATCACGCTGATCGACACCGACTGGGAACTGGACGACGGCTACACGAAGGTCCACGCACGGGTGAAGAACACCACGGATCGCAAGATCACCTTCCTCAGGGCCACCGCGACCTTCGAGGATGCGAAGAATCGGTTGGTGAGGACCGAGTTCACATATGGGAACCCGAGCACCCTGGAACCGGGCGACGTCGCCACCTTCGAGATCTCGACCAAGGCCGACGAACGGATCGACCATTACGGATTGAAGTTCGAGTCCAAGGACAAGAACATCCCGTTCAACCGCCCGAGGAAGTGA